The window CGTAGGGGGTCGGGGGTCACACCAGGACAGCAGAgatatattttggaaaaaaaggaaaCCTACACTTCACTCAAGTGCTTCTGAGTTACAGCACCTTCTCAGAACAGAAGGAGGCCATAAAGCCCATCTCATCCTGTATTCTTGACTTAGAAGATTCATCCGCCTACCTAAAATCCATCAGCAGTTTGAATTGCATAAGTTAACCTTCCCTTTGAATCCTAAACTCTACAGCATTGCTGCATGTAGCTGCATCTTCAGAGACAATTCCATCTCCGAGGTAGATGAAGCAATCCCAGTTTAGAGATTACACTGTATTTTGGGAATAGCAACACACACCTCCTTTATAGCTTGGTGGCTTTTATACTGAAAATGTACTGGTAAACGATTGTCCTGTCACAATTCCGGTAGccagttttaaatattttgaacagACATTTCTCTACATAGTGAAGGCAAAGCTCCTGGATAAAAACCGTAGTACAAAGACTATGGATACCACAGCTAGGGAAATAAAGCTACACAAATACCTGAACCATTTATTAAACATATTACGCTTCTGGGTTTCAGTGTTTAATGGGCTACACACACAATCAGGGGAAAGGACCTTATAGGATCTCAAGAATCCACTGACATTCAGTGAGTTAATTATCTCAATGTACAGGGTGCAGTTGTGTTACAAGTCTCACAGCTAACATCTTTTGGTGTTTTTCCAAACTGCGttgtgtgacagagtgctgggcaacagCAGCTGTACAGCACTCCGATCACTGGATCACCAGTTAAATCACCCCGAAGGAAACCTGGGGAGCAAAGCTGTGCCTAATTGATAGATTGGGGATGGGCAGGAGAGAGCTACAAGGCTAATGAATCCATCAGCCCAGAAAGTAGAAAACACACAGGAAGGATGTGCtcagtggggaagagagagagactgagaatgGTGGGCAGGCAGGCTTTTCAGggtcagaggcagaaacaggaaAGCTCTTTCAGAAGGAAGATACTTTCTGTCTCCCCCCCTCCTTGGCTGAGAGAGCAAAGGATCATATGCTATTGTAAATACAGAGCTGCACAACTCTGGAAAGTTAGTTGGGAGAATACTGTAATACATTGCACAAGGTGTTTGACTAGAAGGTCTCCGAGCAGTTTGTGGCTACAGAAGAGACAGGAGCAGGACGGTGCCCTGTCACAGGTAGCACCTGCTGAAATACTCAGTAACTTTGGTGCgttcaaaggaaagaaaaaacccaaataagaaattttgtgagatcccaataaaatgtattttgggAATTTCACTGTTCGCAGATCAGGTACAGTGCAGAAGGCAGTGCCAGCTTCCACACACTGCTCTACCAGCATGCCTCAACCCTTCACTAAAGTGATCCCCTCTAGGGACAAATGGGTCATTCGATCTCCATGGTCTAGATCAGCCTTCGGATTCAACTGGAACTCTGAACTAGAGCTATACACACTGATGGCCAGTTGGCAAACTGGACCACTCTCCGCTAGGAACTAAACAGACCACCCCCTCATTTTCCATAGATTAGACAGATATTGTACTGTGGTTACCGCTAATCTGGGCAGAATTCAAACCAGGGACCACCTTCTTTCTGTCCCAAACCTTACCAGCCTTCTGATTCAATTTTTCCATCCACATAAAACATTTTACTGGAAACAGCCTTCAGTGGAAAAGGAAGGAATGTCATAACATCTGGAAGTGTAGCTGAATGCTGCATCTTCCTCAACAACAGAGAGTACATGTCCCAGATTTAGATGAACCGAATACATAGGGAGCATGCCTCTTACTTGGTCATACACAGGCAACAAGATGCCCCCCTCTGCTTATCAGTGCACTAATCTAACCTTCTTCACTTAGGCATGCTAAGACCTCTATTTGTTGTTTTGTCTTACCTGCTGCAAAAGGCATTTTGTAGGGGTAGCTGTTCCGTCCTGTATGCACACTGCTAATCCTGCTCTCTGGCACGTGCATAACTCCACAAAGGCTGTAACTGTTAACAGCTGTTCCTTCTCCACAACAGTATGGAGAGTTACACCAGTGAAGTGGCTGGAAAGGAGTACCTGATGGTAAGGAAGTTGGAGATACCAAAAGCCCCTCACAGGTAGACTGCGAAAGCTCATCCTTAGGGTAAACCGAGCAGTGAGAGTAGCCACTGTATCCACTTTGGCCATAATAAACATAAAACCCGTTCAATGGAGTCAAATCTGAAGATTCACAGAGACATCCACAATCCGTGTGATTTCCTGGCACAGGCAAGGGATGGAACTGCTGCACGGGGAAGGAAGGCTGATGAAACTCCTGTTTGGGAGTAGGAGATTTCTCCCCAGGTCTCCCATACTCAGGCTTCATGGAAGCTTGCCCACCCATAAGCAAAGGCAGTCTGTGATAGAAACCATCTGTGCTATCGTAGGAACTAGATAATGGTTCATAATTGAGAGATTCCATTTTTCCATGGGGACTAGGGGAGTCCTGATGGTCTGCTTTCCTAAAAGCACTTGCAGGAAATCCTTGCCAGCCATGTGGACCCTCCATTTTTACATTGGACATTTCCTTTTTGGATTTGACACAATTCTTCCTATTGGCTTTGGCCCACTTGAGCCTCGACTTtgaacagtggttctcagacttgcCCTCTCCATCTGATTTACTCCTCGGCTTCAGAGGTTGGTCTTTTTCATGGGTCAGTTTCAAAAATGCTACAGCATTGAGACTGGCCAATCTCTTTGGGGTGGGATGATAGGGAATTCCACTATCCTCCCTCTTTGTTCCATCTTCAAAGACATCATCCAATGAATGGTCAGAGCTATTACACTTCTGACTGGATCCATTCTGACTCTTTTCCTTAACTGTTTTTACAGCTGGTTTTCCCAATGAGGGCCAGTTGCCACTAGCTTTGCAGTGCAAGCCCTTAGTGCTACAATCTCCACTGGCTTTGACAGAGTCTTTCCGAAAACGCCTGCCAGATAATAAGCCATCATCCCGTTCAAACAGCAGGTTATTCACTGCCTCTGCATTCAGAGAGGCTAGTCTTCGTTTCCTGGGCTCCAAAGGAGCAGCACTGGGTTCCTGTTCTGTTCCAGGACAAGTTATTGTGCACTTTTCCCCAGATGGATCACTTTTCCCTGCTCCCAGAGTCTGAACTTGTTCTGGGAAACAGGGAGGTCTGAAGTCATCCATCCAACTGGAGAGGTCTCTTTTTGTGCCACTCTGGGTCTCTTTTGACAACGATCCAGCCACGTCCTCTAGTCTGGTGAGAAGCACTTTGCACGTTTTTTTGTCCACAGAAGTGATCAGACGTTTCCTTAATGGGTACGTCTTTCTGATCTCCTGCAAATTCCTGCTTTTGTTTACACCCATAAATCCATTCTGGCAGTTTTGAATATCAGTGGTCTCTCCTTGCTCACTGCACTCTGCCTCTGTCCTATCCATTCTTTCACCGTCTACTGGTGACAAATCTTGGCCAGCAGAACCAGATGGATGTTTTAGAAGGAAAAGTTGTTTCTTCCGGGCATGAGTCATAGGACCCGGTTTCACTCctgtaaacaaacagaaaaaaaaagtctattaatATCATTGAAAGGGACCCATCTCCTCACAATATACCAAATAGGAAATATTTGAGGATGCTGGTTACTATACAAAATATAGTATTTCTGGGTCATGGCCAGTTTAAACCAATCAGAAAACAGGATGTAATGAGATGTGGTTTAACATTAAACCACAAAATATGACAGTAATTAAATATGTGACTGATACTGAAAACCCAAGAAGCCAGGAAAAATCAGGATTAAAGCCAAAACTCCATCCTGCCCTATTATGCCTAAGTACTATTACAAGTATGTTACATGAAAGTCCAGTCCCCAGTTAAATGGACATGATTTTTAATAAGTCACAGATATTAATCAAACTAATTAAAGTTAATATAAACCCATGCCCAAGGTGTATGGTATAAATACATTCTAGGTATATTTTTGATTACTCGTGTGTTGTTACAAACAGGGCTATTGCCCAGGACAATTAGACAAAAGATAAAAAGTTCACCTTACCAAGCCATGTGAAAGCTGaactttaaagaaagtcaaatgGACAGAGACAAACCAACTATAACACACAAACTTAGTAACAAATCTTTGTGCAGGTAAGAACGTGGCTAAGTGCTATGCTTAACAATTAGTTtgacattttaattgttttaaagacCAGCCACAACCTTTAAGTAAGCCATCTGATCTGTAGATAGGCCTGCATAATAACTGAATCCCAAGAATAtgattttggaaagaaaaaaacttttattcCACTGAGTTAAGGTCTAACCTTTCATTCAGATTTTGAGAGTCAAAAATGCTAAACATCAAAAACTGAGCTAACGCAtaacaaaaatataaaaggggAAGTTATAAGCATCTGTCTGCAGAACAGGAACACGTTCTTCTACCTGAATGGTTGAGTGAATGTATGATTGGTGTTTTCCTAGGATTTAAGTTCTAACTTTTTGCTagctttgcattttaaaaattatttctgagTTGGGATTTTTTAGGATGGTTGAGACAACGTCTGTAGACTGACTCATTACCTCAGATGTCTCAAAATATCTATGGACTTGCCCACTGACTGGATATATTTTTGGGATCCATGGTCTTTGAGTCCATAATTACTGAAATGGGGAAGGTTCTTAATTTGCATAAGGGTGACGCCAGTGACTTTAGAAGGAGATGCAATTATGATCTGCCACGGGACTCCTGAGGAGGGATTCCCAGTGGGAGGAACCAGCCATAGCACCATCCTCAAAAACTGGAGGACAGGAAGAAGCTAATACTTTTTACTTTAGTTTTGTTGGCCACCATGGCTTGCTTGCAATGGCTGTTGCAGTGGCTGCTACAGGCCTTGGCTGCTGGCCTCTGGCCATGAGATGCCACCATGTCTGACCACATGGCCTGTGCTTCCTCCACCCACCCACGTGGCCACCAAGGGGTAGGAGTCCAGCAACATGCAACATCTAAGACTCGACATCTACAAGCAAGTAACTTCTACCCAATCAGCAAGTCCACCACTGTTAAAACCTGAGCCAACAAGAGCACCTACTAACTTTTCAACCACATGCCAGCTTTCTTAGGCTATCCACAAGTGTTGACACCCATCCTGCATATGTATCagcctttttggttttgttttcttttctaactCTTTCTTAATGTTCTTCCACTTTTAACTccagctgatcatagaatcatagactttaaggtcagaagggactattatgatcatctagtctgacctcctgcacaacacaggccacggaatcatagaatcatagaatatcagggttagaagggacctcaggaggtcatctagtccaaccccctgctcaaagtaggaccattccccaatttttgccccagatccctaaataggcccctcaaggattgaactcataaccctgggtttagcaggccaatgcttaaaccactgggctatccctccccccaaatctcacccaccaactcctgtaacaaacccctaacttatgtctaaGCTaccgaagtcctcaaatcgtggtttaaagacttcaaggtacagagaatcctccagcaagtgacccatgccccaagctgcagaggaaggcgaaaaacccccaaggcctctgccaatctgccctggaggaaaattccttcccgaccccaaatatggtgatcagctaatcCCTGAGCATGggggcaagactcatcagccagacacccaggaaagaattctctgtagtatctcagatcccaccccatctaacatctcatcacaggccactgggcatacctaccgctagtagtcgaagatcaattaattgccaaaattaggctatcccatcaaatcatctcctccataaacttatcaagctttgacttgaagccagatagatcttttgacCCACTcctccctttggaaggctgttccagaacttcactcctctgattgttagaaacgttcatctaatttcaagtctaaacttcctgatggccagtttatatccatttgttcttgtgtccacattggtattgagcttaaataattcttctccctccatggtattcatccctctgatatatttatagagagcaatcatatctcctctcagccttcttttagttaggctaaacaagccaagctcattgagtctcctttcataagacaggttttccattccttggatcatcttagtagcccttctctgtacctgttctagtttgcattcatccttcttaaacatgggagaccagaactgcgcacaatattccagatgaggtctcgcCAGTGCCTTGTAtgatggtactaacacctcctcatctctactggaaatacctagcctgatgcatcccaagacagcattagcttttttcatggccatatcacattggcggctcatattcatcctgtgatcaaccaatactccaaggtccttctcctcctctgttacttccaagtgatgcatccccagttcatacagaaattcttgttattaatccctaaatgtatgaccttgcacttttcactattaaaatttcatcctattactattactccagtttacaaggtcatccagatcttcctgtatgatatcccgatccttctctgtattggcaatacctcccagctttgtgtcatctgcaaactttattagcacattcccgctttttgtgccaaggtcagtaataaaaagattaaataagactggtcccaaaactgatccctgaggaactccactagtaacctccttccggTCTGACCTTTCAatgtgacctgctgtagtctcccctttaaccagttccttatccacctttcaattttcatactgacccccatcttttccaatttagctaataattctccatgggGAACTGTaacaaatgccttactgaaattgcgttaaattagatctactgcgttccctttgtctaaaaaatctgctaccttctcaaagaaggagatcaggttggtttgacacaatctacctttcgtaaagccatgttgtattttggcccatttaccattgacctcaatggctAGTAGTGAGCAGGCGTGTGTATGGATAAAACCCACAGGATCTGAGAATTGCGCCAATAGAACAATTCTGCCAGTACCTGAAACAGCCACAGATTAACCAACTTTGCTGACTGAAAGATCACACAGTATTTCATGGGTTAGAAGTTGTATGCTTATTCCTGAGAAATCATGTTAGTTTCCCCTAAATTTGtcattcaaattttaaaaataacaagctATCATCTTGAATTGTATTGGAACATTTCATATAACCCTATGACTGAGGATGGGTGGTGTGCAAGGTTGGCTATTACCTAACCACCATTAATTTTGGGAGAGCCCCCTTAACTGGCATCAAAGCTCAACATTAACTTGAAGCTGGGAGGGATTAGATCCTTCCTGTATCAGCTATTTGGCTGaaacataaatatactgactGACATTGAGATTGATAATGTCCTCTCTCATTTTGGGGGCTCTCAGTTATGCCTGCCCAAATTATTAGATAAAGCTGTTGATTTAATCTGGTTTAAATCAAcctgatgtattttttttatattatctcacttttaatttacttatttatatgtattttatttgaTTCTTTTGTTTagttaataaaatacataaattagAAACCTGTTTCGTTCAGATGTTTCTTTCAGACGTCAAAGTTCCAGAACTAACAAGTCCCAGGGTAAAAAAGAAGTAACTCAGCCTCAGACCCCTCCTATACTGATGGTCCACAGAACAGTCTCATAGTCCTTCCATACTTGGTGCTGAAAGAGGAACACTGCTGACTTTTGAGGGAAAGTTGATTTATGTACTGACCACTTCTTTCAGTAAGAGATGTAGGTTTTAGAACTTTTGAGGGCCTCGGATGGTGAATACCAGCTTGTCAACCTACCGGCTGACCAATTCCCCTTATTTTCTCATACATCAGTGGGCAAATTTAACTTCAAAAACATCAAGAATAATCAGAAATAGGCAACAAGATCTTCTGTTCCtctatttaaaagaaatgaattttgtcatattaaagaaaAGTCTTTGACTTATCCAACAAACAGGTTCAGTAGTGGTAATGCAACCACCCTACAcaaacctgccctggaggaagCCCTTCTACCAGACTGCATGGACAATTGATTTGTTTAGTATGGCTATTTCTGTGATCCTATTTCTTCTTGTTCCCATCAAAAGGGTAAGTCTCTGGCATAAGTGCTCTACAGAGAATTATCTCTAGGTTGTCCAGAGAGAGTCACTTGAACTCTGGACATCAGCTATCCCCTTCCTCTGCTAGCTCCCACCATTCCTTTGTAGGACTTAAGTCTAATCCCCCTTGAACAGGTATTTTTTCccaatattttataaataaaattaataaaacagtCGTATTTTAATTACTTCCAAGTCCAAAATGCCGGACTTAAATAGATGTTCAATTTTATTAATATTCCCCTCCTCTTTACCTTTTCTAGTGGCCAGTTACAACAAATTTCCCCTGAAACGAAAAAGAGTGATGCAGACTCATAAGGAGGTGGATTTTTCTGACAGTAaatattactcctgagggaattctgtgccaacaaattaaaaattctgtgcacaatattttaaaattctgcaaagtttagttgccaataaataaatgtggaggctccagcatggcagaggGCAGTACAGGCCACCGGCTGCATGgaagtgggagatcaccctgcagacCCCTCCCCTCCATGGGACACGGACTcggcggtgaggctgcacctgaccctagggtgaccagatgtcccgattttatagggacagtcctaatacttggggctttgtcttatataggtgcctactAACCCcaaccctgtcccgatttttcacacttgctgtgtaATCActctacctgaccctgacaaagTGCAagagccaggcctgccccagaagcaCCCCAGGGACCTGCCCTTCCAcatcaggtgtgggcaggcaggctcagcccaacaggatccaagtgtggaggcacttagtgtggggggatctaggtatgggggggagagggctctgtgtggggcaatctgggtgcaggtggctcagagTGGGTAGTccgggtgtgggggggatctggatgcacaggggctcgttGGAGGTGGGTTCCGggagcaggggcaatgggactctgcaggggggccCAGGTGAAGGAGGTTGGGCTCAGCATGGAGCGTCTGGGTGTGAGGGGCTCACTGAAGGGGTCAGGTTGCCgcaggagtggggcttggtggggtggggattcGGGTGCAGCTTGTtggagctcagtggggtgggggtcgaAGTGTGGGAGGCTCATTGGAGTGATCTAGGCACACAGGGGATGGGGTTCATCAGGTTGGGGTTCAAGAGCAGGGGGTGGTCTGTGTACAggggtgggggatccaggtgcaggggggtgcGGCTCGGCAGAGGGTGATCTGCGTGCAAGGgggaggggctcagcaggggtctGGATGTAAGGGAGTGGGGCTTGGCAGAGAGGgctgggtgcgggggggagggctcaccaagtgggggttctgtgtgcaGGGAGATAAATCTTGGCTGGGGGAGTGTCTGGGGCGTGTCCcaatgcacaggggttgggcagatgggggagcagctccctgtacagtgactcATTCACCCatggctgaggagcaatgggggacAGGACGCAGGGGTGGTCggtgcagagctgggggagatTTCTAGGGGTGGGTCGGACCAGGCCCCGACCGCTCCGTGCAGGGGAAGGGtgcttctcccccactcccagcccagccaggactaatAATTGAGCCCGATGTAAGGTAGGAGCCGCTGGCCAGGGTGTCAGGTGCAGGGGGGCAGAGCTCAGCGGGGAAAGGGGATTTGGGTGCCGGGGAGGACTGGGTTTGAGGGGGGTCTGGGTATGGATGCCCGGGGTTGGGCAATTGTGGGATGGGTCTGACCCGGCACTGGCCGaggcatccccagccccatcccaccccaccccgcagtGACTTACCTCTCCATTGGCTCCTCCAGGCACCCGAAACAACACACctgcactgctggggaggggtgagtggccgctcttgcggcttccctttgcttccccatcagaaagtcatttttctgcaaggaagcaaagaaatctgcagtgGACATGAATTTTGTGCgcacacagtggcacagaattcccccaggagtaaaataaGGAGCAGTTTACAGCCCAGGATACGTCCCTTGCAGGTTTGGTGGCATAGCCAGCGCTACCAAGAGACTAACTGCTTACAATTCTTTTCAAAAACTATAAATATGAATGCTTAAAATCATATGCCACCACCCCTGAAAACTACATTTAGTAAGATACCTTTCAATAGTAAGTATCACTTAGAATTCAGAAGAAAATTCATACACTCTCCCAACCTTGACTTTGAAATATATGTTCTACTGCACAATACCTAGGCAGAACATGGCAAGTTGTGGTTTATTTATAGctagtagtttaaaaaaatcattcagcATTGATGGACTCAAATCCCACAGATCAAGAcacactgaatttatggcttattacaacaatttataacccactaacaaccccctccagcttctcccctcccctcttcctttCTTCCCTATGACTAGAAGGGTGttaggccacttcaccttgaatggtcccttgaagtATGtgtttacttatgctaaacaatctgttccaccttgcatttagctgtgacactctgagtaagtttcccagatcTAAGAGCTTGAAaactggtctctctcaccaacaggaattgttccaataaaacatattaccttacccaccttctctctctacacATCAAGAGAAGCATTTACATTAGTTTATCATGTGAAGAGATTGCAATAGGTATCTCTATACTAGAAAATAACACATTAAAAGGTAAAAGTATCAAGAATTAATATGTATCCAGATTCCATGCAATATGTTTAAGGcagactgatttaaatcaaagcaatttaaatcatgGATTTTAATTATGATTTCAAGCAGCAAGAAGGAAACGTTGATTTTAATTGATTTTAGTTacgttttgcatttgtactttttagttctTTTCCTAATGAAAAGTTGATTCTcactggttggtaaccattagaacatgttgatttgcaactaaatatagacTTTATACTAAATTTtgtacttctttttgctaaccaggaggatatacTATATCTATACACaattatttaagcaattatatagcttaacttacatttattcagtcagattcttaatttttactatGTGAAAAATGGTGAATGAGGCATTTCTTACTTATTAGATTAATATTTTTACTAGTGATTTGTGTCAAGCCCGACACGGATGAAGGttcagataaataataataatttaaaaaaagcacttttaaaatcaaacagAGCTACCTTAAGTGTGCTGGATACATGAGAAAAAAGTTTATCAGAAACGTTTCGCATTAAAACTAATTggtttattaaacaaagaaagtaTTATTTGTACTtaatgaattgaactgattgtttcctgttaccatgtccttcaagattttaaaactagtaaatctcaccctctcactttgagattttattcatagattggaagaagaagaaagcttTTCTGCTCTTTCAACTTCCAAACACTGTCTCTACTTTGAATGAACTAATCATTGAGCTGAACTGATTGAAATAAACTAACATGAAGAAGATATTCTCTTTGAACAGTACCTGCACAAGagactactgctgtcaaaagctagtttagcacttcaacaaaatCCAGTTGCAGaggcttagccagtgacttccaccagttcagtggtttaattttctttaaaacttggcaatAAACATGTactccttaatttttttttatttaattgaaatgATTTTAACATACTATAAGTAGCTTAGgacttaacataggttgtcaatttcaaatgtAATGTTtaataagtttatttttaaaaaattaacttatatttattttaaaataatctttgtctaaaaaatcatcTCAATTTTTACCTACCCTGAATCTGTTTCAAAGGTTTCAATTGAATTAGATCTTTGATATGA of the Eretmochelys imbricata isolate rEreImb1 chromosome 6, rEreImb1.hap1, whole genome shotgun sequence genome contains:
- the BAHD1 gene encoding bromo adjacent homology domain-containing 1 protein; the encoded protein is MTHARKKQLFLLKHPSGSAGQDLSPVDGERMDRTEAECSEQGETTDIQNCQNGFMGVNKSRNLQEIRKTYPLRKRLITSVDKKTCKVLLTRLEDVAGSLSKETQSGTKRDLSSWMDDFRPPCFPEQVQTLGAGKSDPSGEKCTITCPGTEQEPSAAPLEPRKRRLASLNAEAVNNLLFERDDGLLSGRRFRKDSVKASGDCSTKGLHCKASGNWPSLGKPAVKTVKEKSQNGSSQKCNSSDHSLDDVFEDGTKREDSGIPYHPTPKRLASLNAVAFLKLTHEKDQPLKPRSKSDGEGKSENHCSKSRLKWAKANRKNCVKSKKEMSNVKMEGPHGWQGFPASAFRKADHQDSPSPHGKMESLNYEPLSSSYDSTDGFYHRLPLLMGGQASMKPEYGRPGEKSPTPKQEFHQPSFPVQQFHPLPVPGNHTDCGCLCESSDLTPLNGFYVYYGQSGYSGYSHCSVYPKDELSQSTCEGLLVSPTSLPSGTPFQPLHWCNSPYCCGEGTAVNSYSLCGVMHVPESRISSVHTGRNSYPYKMPFAAESCKSLDQLSLTIPVAGHPASPAHPLSGCPVPSVPPAAEPVPHVQTPNSEPQTMARECPQSSKPPSGSKSGLRNTAGCLHACDSKAAGGHSHPKQQRISRRRATNGWIPVGAACEKAVYVVNEPEPAVRKSYQAVERDGEIIRVRDTVLLKSGPRKKSMPYVAKISALWEDPKTGELMMSLLWYYRPEHTQGGRNPSMHQNEIFASRHQDENSIACIEEKCYVLTFAEYCRFCALAKRRVEGIPGRKTMMVPPSEEYSTPPHRKVPEDTDPDLVFLCRHVYDFRHGRILKNPQ